The Pasteurella multocida genome contains a region encoding:
- a CDS encoding GAF domain-containing protein — MNYALLLKQLEQILEPETYIISRMANTSAFLYQHMPELNWVGFYLVKDGVLKVGPFQGKVACSDIGFGKGVCGYTWQTGTTTVVDDVHQFAGHIACDSASQSEVVVPIFQGGEMIAELDVDSPRLARFSAEDVAFLENCAALICIKE, encoded by the coding sequence ATGAACTACGCCTTATTATTAAAACAACTTGAACAAATTCTAGAACCTGAAACCTATATCATTTCAAGAATGGCAAATACGTCTGCTTTTTTGTATCAGCACATGCCGGAATTAAACTGGGTCGGATTTTATCTTGTCAAAGACGGGGTACTCAAAGTCGGTCCCTTCCAAGGTAAAGTTGCCTGTTCTGATATTGGCTTTGGTAAAGGAGTATGTGGTTATACTTGGCAAACGGGCACAACGACCGTCGTAGATGATGTACATCAATTTGCGGGGCATATTGCTTGTGATAGCGCATCACAATCAGAAGTTGTAGTACCGATTTTTCAAGGGGGAGAGATGATTGCTGAATTGGATGTCGACTCACCTCGTTTAGCCCGTTTTTCCGCAGAAGATGTAGCCTTTTTAGAAAACTGTGCGGCACTTATCTGTATTAAGGAATAG
- a CDS encoding efflux RND transporter permease subunit, producing the protein MRFTDIFIRRPVLAVSISLLIIILGLQAIAKLAVREYPKMTTTVINVSTVYPGADASLIQAFITSKLEEAVAQADNIDYLSSKSSPNNSLITIKMKLNTEPNGALADVLAKVNSVRSQLPRGIDDPVITSSTGGTGMMYIQFSSTKLDASQVTDYIERVIKPQFFTVEGVAEVQIFGASDYALRIWLDPAKMAAQNLSAMAVRNALSSNNVQTAAGNDNGFYVTYKNKVETTTKSVEELGNLIISSQGDKLVRLRDIADVELNKSSDSSRAVANGFESVVLAINPTSSANPLVVAENVRPLYEQIKQNLPDSMQAEILYDTTIAINSSIDEVIKTILEATIIVLVVITLFIGSLRAILIPVITIPISLIGVIMLLQAFDFSINLMTLLALILAIGLVVDDAIVVLENVDRHIKLGETPFRAAIIGTREIAVPVISMTIALMAVYSPMALMDGITGSLFKEFALTLAGAVFISGIVALTLSPMMSSKLLKPHTDPSKLEQCIEKMLTTINQGYNYALNLVMASRRCMLAFAAVIFATLPFLFNGLASELTPAEDKGAFMVIGRAPSNVNVDYVQEAMHEYEQILKDTPEVDFSMVISGAMGSNQSFSVVTLKDWKERTRSQAEILAELNKKSAHIPEVALTGFNFPEINTGEQGPPIGFVISTASGYEDLANVAENFLQEMKKSGHFVYTALDLKFDTAQMRIKVDKEKAGTYGVTMQQISATLGSFLSAATIERVDIDGRAYRIIMQVKRGERLSPESLNNYYVTASNGKSVPLSSFLTMTLESQPTSLPRFSQLNSAVISAVPLPTKSTGEAIAWLKMAAKEYLPQGYNYDFTGEARQLVQEGNALAVTFVLAVVIIFLVLAIQFESIRDPLVIMISVPLAVSGALLMLNFLGFFRIPGTSLNIYSQVGLITLVGLITKHGILMCEVAKEEQLQHGKNRIEAITEAAKVRLRPILMTTAAMIAGLIPLLYASGAGAVSRFSIGIVIVSGLAIGTLFTLFVLPVIYSYIATEHKPLPEFDESIKPLTDNSAH; encoded by the coding sequence ATGCGATTTACCGATATTTTTATTCGACGCCCTGTTTTAGCGGTTTCTATTAGCTTGCTGATTATTATTTTAGGATTACAAGCGATTGCGAAGTTAGCGGTGCGCGAATATCCCAAAATGACTACAACGGTGATTAATGTTTCTACGGTGTACCCAGGGGCAGATGCAAGTCTTATCCAAGCGTTTATTACTTCAAAACTAGAAGAAGCTGTTGCACAAGCCGATAACATTGATTACTTATCTTCAAAAAGTAGCCCAAATAACTCGTTAATTACAATTAAAATGAAGCTAAATACCGAACCGAACGGGGCTTTAGCAGACGTGTTAGCGAAAGTGAACTCTGTACGTTCGCAATTACCACGTGGGATTGATGATCCGGTCATTACGTCTTCGACGGGGGGAACGGGGATGATGTACATTCAGTTTAGCTCCACTAAACTGGATGCCAGTCAGGTAACAGACTACATTGAACGTGTGATTAAACCACAATTCTTTACGGTTGAAGGGGTGGCGGAAGTACAAATCTTTGGGGCATCGGATTATGCGCTACGGATTTGGTTAGATCCTGCCAAAATGGCCGCACAGAATTTATCCGCGATGGCAGTCAGAAATGCGTTATCTTCGAATAATGTGCAAACGGCGGCGGGGAATGACAATGGTTTTTATGTCACCTATAAAAATAAAGTGGAGACAACCACCAAATCAGTGGAAGAGCTGGGGAATCTGATTATTTCCTCACAAGGCGATAAGTTAGTGCGTTTACGTGATATCGCTGACGTAGAATTAAATAAATCGAGTGATAGCTCAAGAGCGGTTGCTAATGGTTTTGAATCTGTGGTGTTAGCAATCAATCCAACCTCTTCAGCCAACCCACTCGTTGTAGCAGAAAATGTGCGTCCATTGTATGAGCAAATTAAGCAAAATTTGCCAGATAGCATGCAGGCAGAAATTCTTTATGACACCACGATAGCAATTAATAGCTCAATTGATGAAGTGATCAAAACCATTTTAGAGGCGACAATCATTGTTTTAGTGGTGATCACATTATTTATTGGTTCATTGCGTGCAATTCTCATTCCGGTGATTACGATTCCGATTTCTTTGATCGGCGTAATCATGCTGTTACAGGCGTTTGATTTCTCCATTAATTTAATGACTTTACTTGCCTTAATTTTGGCGATCGGACTTGTTGTGGATGACGCCATCGTGGTGCTTGAGAACGTGGATCGTCACATTAAATTAGGCGAAACACCTTTCCGTGCTGCCATTATTGGTACACGTGAAATCGCCGTGCCCGTGATTTCGATGACCATTGCCCTCATGGCAGTTTACTCGCCAATGGCATTAATGGATGGCATTACAGGTTCTTTGTTTAAAGAGTTCGCCTTAACCTTGGCTGGTGCGGTATTTATTTCTGGGATCGTGGCGTTAACCCTTTCACCGATGATGAGCAGTAAGTTGCTTAAACCGCATACTGACCCAAGTAAGTTGGAACAATGCATCGAAAAAATGCTCACCACCATTAATCAGGGCTATAACTATGCTTTAAATCTGGTGATGGCAAGCCGTCGTTGTATGCTGGCTTTTGCAGCGGTTATTTTTGCTACGCTGCCTTTCTTGTTTAATGGGTTAGCGAGTGAGTTAACCCCAGCAGAAGATAAAGGGGCATTCATGGTGATTGGTCGTGCACCGTCCAATGTCAATGTGGATTATGTACAAGAAGCAATGCATGAGTATGAACAGATTTTGAAAGACACACCGGAAGTGGATTTTTCCATGGTGATTTCAGGGGCAATGGGGAGTAACCAATCCTTTAGTGTGGTGACATTAAAAGATTGGAAAGAACGTACCCGTAGCCAAGCGGAAATCTTAGCGGAGTTAAATAAAAAATCGGCGCATATTCCAGAAGTGGCGTTGACGGGATTTAACTTCCCAGAAATCAACACGGGAGAGCAAGGTCCACCAATTGGTTTTGTGATCAGTACTGCGAGTGGCTATGAAGATTTAGCCAATGTGGCAGAAAACTTCCTACAAGAAATGAAAAAATCCGGTCACTTTGTTTATACCGCGTTGGATTTAAAATTTGATACGGCGCAGATGCGGATTAAAGTCGATAAAGAAAAAGCAGGTACCTATGGTGTCACAATGCAACAAATCAGTGCCACATTAGGGAGTTTCTTGTCTGCCGCCACGATTGAACGAGTTGATATTGATGGACGTGCTTATCGAATCATCATGCAAGTTAAACGGGGTGAACGTTTGTCACCAGAAAGTTTAAACAACTATTATGTGACGGCAAGTAACGGGAAATCAGTACCATTAAGCAGTTTCTTAACCATGACGTTAGAATCACAGCCAACTTCTTTACCTCGTTTTAGCCAGCTTAATTCAGCGGTCATTAGTGCAGTTCCTCTCCCAACCAAAAGTACAGGTGAGGCGATTGCGTGGTTAAAAATGGCAGCGAAAGAGTATTTACCGCAAGGCTATAATTATGACTTTACTGGTGAAGCGCGTCAGTTAGTCCAAGAAGGCAATGCATTAGCTGTTACTTTCGTACTTGCTGTGGTGATTATCTTCTTGGTCTTAGCGATTCAATTTGAGTCAATTCGTGATCCGTTAGTCATTATGATTTCGGTGCCACTTGCCGTGAGTGGGGCGCTATTAATGCTGAATTTCTTAGGCTTCTTCCGTATTCCTGGAACCAGTCTGAATATTTACTCACAGGTTGGTTTAATCACGCTAGTAGGTTTAATTACTAAGCACGGGATTTTGATGTGTGAAGTGGCAAAAGAAGAGCAATTACAGCATGGTAAAAATCGTATTGAAGCGATTACTGAAGCAGCGAAAGTGCGTTTACGCCCGATTCTTATGACGACCGCTGCAATGATTGCAGGTCTTATCCCGCTCTTGTATGCTTCGGGCGCAGGTGCAGTGTCGCGCTTTAGTATTGGGATTGTGATTGTATCAGGTTTAGCGATTGGGACATTATTTACTCTGTTTGTGTTACCTGTGATTTATAGCTATATTGCAACGGAACATAAACCACTACCGGAATTTGATGAAAGTATAAAACCGTTAACGGATAATAGCGCACATTAA
- a CDS encoding AI-2E family transporter — protein sequence MIEMLKNWYNNRFSDPQAMGLFAILLFGFISIYFFSHLIAPLLIAIVLAYLLEWPIRVLTEKLKFPRLLSTAIIFGGFLGLILVIVLVFIPTLWTQTLNLVTDLPHMFNKLNEWLLSLPEHYPELVDYQTIDSVLSTVRSKILGFGESALKFSLTSLLSLVTLGIYAFLVPLMVFFLLKDKTELIASVSRFLPRNRTLASSVWKEMQQQIANYIRGKLFEIIIVTAVTYAIFVFFNLNYSLLLAVAVGLSVLVPYIGAVLVTIPIALVAVAQFGITPTFWYIITAYVISQILDGNLLVPFLFSEAVNLHPLTIIIAVLIFGGLWGFWGVFFAIPLATLVKAVVNAWPSTEQDTR from the coding sequence ATGATCGAAATGTTGAAAAACTGGTATAACAACCGTTTTAGTGATCCACAAGCCATGGGGTTGTTTGCCATCTTACTCTTTGGTTTTATATCCATTTATTTTTTTAGTCACCTCATTGCGCCACTCCTCATCGCTATTGTATTAGCTTATTTATTGGAATGGCCAATTCGCGTTCTCACAGAAAAACTCAAGTTTCCACGCCTACTCTCAACTGCCATTATTTTTGGTGGTTTTTTAGGGTTGATCCTCGTTATCGTATTGGTCTTCATTCCAACGTTATGGACTCAAACCTTGAATTTAGTGACTGATTTGCCACATATGTTTAATAAACTCAATGAGTGGTTACTTTCTCTACCTGAACATTATCCCGAGCTAGTGGATTACCAAACCATTGATTCTGTATTAAGTACTGTCCGCTCCAAAATTCTTGGCTTTGGTGAATCCGCCCTCAAATTCTCCCTGACCTCGTTATTAAGCCTGGTCACCCTAGGGATTTATGCGTTTTTAGTGCCTTTAATGGTGTTCTTTTTATTAAAAGATAAAACAGAATTAATCGCCAGTGTAAGCCGTTTCCTTCCGCGTAACCGCACGCTTGCATCGAGCGTTTGGAAAGAAATGCAACAACAAATTGCGAATTATATTCGCGGTAAATTATTCGAAATCATCATTGTCACCGCCGTGACTTACGCGATTTTCGTCTTCTTTAACTTAAATTATTCGTTATTGTTAGCTGTTGCGGTAGGGCTATCCGTACTCGTGCCTTATATTGGTGCCGTCCTTGTCACGATTCCTATTGCCCTCGTTGCCGTCGCGCAATTTGGCATCACTCCTACTTTTTGGTATATCATTACTGCCTACGTCATCAGCCAAATTTTAGATGGTAACTTATTAGTCCCATTCCTTTTTTCTGAAGCCGTCAATTTGCACCCTCTAACCATTATTATTGCAGTATTAATTTTTGGTGGATTATGGGGCTTTTGGGGCGTTTTCTTCGCTATTCCATTAGCCACTTTAGTCAAAGCTGTGGTGAATGCATGGCCATCAACCGAACAAGATACACGTTAA
- the arsC gene encoding arsenate reductase (glutaredoxin) (This arsenate reductase requires both glutathione and glutaredoxin to convert arsenate to arsenite, after which the efflux transporter formed by ArsA and ArsB can extrude the arsenite from the cell, providing resistance.), with protein MCVTIYHNPRCSKSRETLALLEAKYGQPKIELYLEQQFSASQLQQIAQKLGVTSFREMMRTKDELYRDLGLDKPEVSEQQLLEALVAHSSLLERPIVIHGDKAKIGRPPESVLEIL; from the coding sequence ATGTGCGTGACTATATATCATAACCCACGTTGTTCTAAGAGCCGTGAAACGCTAGCCTTACTCGAAGCGAAATACGGTCAACCGAAAATTGAACTTTATTTAGAACAACAATTCTCTGCCTCACAGTTACAGCAAATTGCGCAAAAATTAGGAGTAACCAGTTTCCGAGAGATGATGCGCACAAAAGATGAACTCTATCGTGATTTAGGCTTAGATAAGCCGGAAGTCAGCGAACAACAATTGTTGGAAGCATTGGTTGCACATAGTAGTTTGTTGGAGCGTCCAATCGTCATTCATGGTGACAAAGCAAAAATTGGTCGTCCACCAGAATCTGTACTTGAGATTCTGTAA
- a CDS encoding alternative ribosome-rescue factor A encodes MAKKQKQSLSAQPYQHSRGVIRDNAICALLHDPLFRQRIEKKRKGKGSYQRKAKHVGKYFEKPDYKIFDLKDFIIGFFLTIFYNNATHLNSAR; translated from the coding sequence ATGGCTAAAAAGCAAAAACAGTCACTCAGTGCACAGCCTTATCAGCACAGTCGTGGTGTCATTCGCGATAATGCAATTTGTGCATTATTACATGATCCGTTGTTTCGTCAACGTATTGAGAAAAAAAGGAAAGGAAAAGGCAGTTATCAACGCAAAGCCAAGCATGTAGGGAAATATTTTGAAAAGCCCGATTATAAGATTTTTGATTTGAAAGATTTTATAATCGGGTTTTTCTTAACGATATTTTACAACAATGCAACTCATTTAAACTCAGCGAGGTAA
- a CDS encoding DUF5377 domain-containing protein, translating to MTVQTEVLFSNNWNVRISDPGEEGAHSHFFETIYITLVAHIDGSNISYEFTRKVEEQVKIHRTFTDLSELFKFLGDYLDPVSMGFLGIKIGNLGVKA from the coding sequence ATGACTGTGCAAACGGAAGTCCTTTTTAGTAATAATTGGAATGTTAGAATCAGCGATCCGGGCGAAGAAGGGGCACATAGCCATTTCTTTGAAACTATTTATATTACCTTAGTCGCCCATATTGATGGTTCGAATATTTCTTATGAATTTACAAGAAAGGTCGAAGAACAAGTTAAAATTCACCGCACTTTTACTGATTTAAGTGAGCTTTTCAAATTCCTTGGTGATTACCTTGACCCTGTTAGCATGGGATTTTTAGGGATTAAAATTGGGAATTTGGGTGTTAAAGCCTAA
- the argH gene encoding argininosuccinate lyase, which produces MALWGGRFTQAADKRFKDFNDSLRFDYRLAEQDIEGSIGWSKALVSVGVLTVQEQQQLESALNTLLIEVRSNPQAILQDDAEDIHSWVESKLIDKVGNLGKKLHTGRSRNDQVALDIKMWCKQRVIELQSSLHTLQCKLVETAENNQRAVMPGYTHLQRAQPITFAHWCMAYVEMLDRDYSRLTDAYQRMNSCPLGSGALAGTAYAIDREQLALDLGFDVATRNSLDSVSDRDHIVELLSTASLSMAHLSRFAEDMIIFNSGESNFVELSDRVTSGSSLMPQKKNPDACELIRGKAGRVMGALTGMLMTLKGLPLAYNKDMQEDKEGIFDALDTWQDCIDMAALVLDGIQVNVERTKEAALKGYSNATELADYLVAKGVPFRDSHHIVGETVVYAIQQHKALEALSVAEFKQFSDVVEEDVYQILSLQSCLDKRCAKGGVSPLRVAEAIAEAKARLS; this is translated from the coding sequence ATGGCACTTTGGGGTGGACGTTTTACACAAGCCGCAGATAAGCGTTTTAAAGATTTTAATGACTCATTACGTTTCGATTATCGTCTCGCAGAACAAGATATTGAAGGTTCCATTGGCTGGTCAAAAGCTTTAGTCAGCGTTGGAGTATTGACCGTGCAGGAGCAACAACAGTTAGAAAGTGCACTGAATACTCTCTTAATTGAAGTGCGATCAAATCCACAAGCGATTTTGCAAGATGATGCGGAAGATATTCACAGCTGGGTCGAAAGTAAATTAATCGATAAAGTCGGGAATTTAGGTAAAAAATTACACACGGGACGTAGCCGTAATGATCAGGTTGCACTGGACATTAAGATGTGGTGTAAACAACGTGTGATTGAACTGCAATCCTCGCTTCACACCTTACAATGCAAACTTGTCGAAACAGCCGAAAATAACCAACGTGCGGTGATGCCGGGTTATACACACTTACAACGAGCTCAGCCGATTACTTTTGCCCATTGGTGCATGGCTTATGTGGAAATGCTTGATCGTGATTATTCCCGTTTAACCGATGCTTACCAACGCATGAATAGCTGCCCACTCGGCAGTGGTGCCCTCGCTGGCACCGCTTACGCGATTGATCGTGAACAGTTAGCCCTCGATCTCGGCTTTGACGTTGCTACACGCAACAGTTTAGACAGTGTGTCAGACCGCGATCATATCGTCGAACTGCTTTCTACTGCCTCACTAAGCATGGCACATCTTTCACGTTTTGCGGAAGATATGATCATTTTTAACAGTGGTGAATCTAACTTCGTAGAACTTTCCGATCGCGTGACTTCTGGTTCTTCCTTGATGCCACAGAAAAAAAACCCCGATGCTTGTGAATTAATTCGAGGTAAAGCAGGTCGTGTAATGGGTGCCTTAACAGGCATGCTGATGACCTTAAAAGGTTTACCCCTTGCCTATAATAAAGATATGCAAGAAGACAAAGAAGGGATTTTTGATGCCCTAGATACTTGGCAAGACTGTATCGACATGGCGGCTCTTGTGTTAGACGGCATTCAAGTCAATGTAGAACGTACCAAAGAAGCCGCTTTAAAAGGTTATTCCAATGCCACTGAACTGGCCGACTATTTGGTCGCCAAAGGCGTACCATTCCGTGACTCTCACCATATTGTGGGCGAAACCGTTGTTTATGCCATCCAACAGCACAAAGCGCTTGAAGCACTCAGCGTTGCTGAATTTAAACAATTTAGTGATGTTGTCGAAGAAGATGTGTATCAGATCCTATCTCTGCAATCTTGTTTAGATAAACGCTGTGCCAAAGGTGGCGTATCACCACTTCGTGTTGCAGAAGCCATCGCTGAAGCGAAAGCAAGGCTCAGTTAA
- the argB gene encoding acetylglutamate kinase — MKPLVIKLGGVLLDTPAAMENLFTALANYQQNFDRPLVIVHGGGCIVDELMQRLHLPVQKKNGLRVTPSDHIEIITGALAGIANKTLVAQAAKFHLNPVGLCLADGNLTYATQLDPELGHVATVVPKNPALLNNLLGEAFLPIISSIAVDKQGLLMNVNADQAATAIAALIQADLVMLSDVDGVLDANKQRLPELNGAQIEQLIKDNVITDGMVVKVNAALDAAKMLNQGVDIANWKYPEKLTALFAGEIIGTRIKP, encoded by the coding sequence ATGAAACCTTTAGTGATTAAATTAGGTGGTGTCTTACTTGATACACCTGCAGCAATGGAAAATTTATTTACGGCGTTAGCAAATTACCAACAAAACTTTGATCGCCCGTTGGTCATTGTGCACGGTGGTGGCTGTATTGTTGATGAGTTGATGCAACGTTTACATTTGCCAGTACAAAAGAAAAATGGTTTGCGTGTCACGCCAAGTGATCACATTGAGATTATTACGGGTGCGTTAGCCGGCATTGCCAATAAAACTTTAGTTGCACAAGCCGCCAAATTTCATTTAAATCCCGTCGGACTATGTTTGGCAGACGGGAATTTAACCTATGCAACGCAATTAGATCCAGAACTTGGACATGTGGCGACTGTGGTTCCTAAAAATCCCGCATTATTAAACAATTTGCTTGGTGAGGCATTCTTGCCTATTATTAGCTCAATTGCGGTCGATAAACAGGGCTTATTAATGAATGTGAATGCAGATCAAGCTGCCACAGCTATCGCCGCGCTCATCCAAGCCGATTTAGTCATGTTATCTGACGTCGATGGCGTATTGGATGCCAACAAACAGCGCTTACCAGAATTAAATGGTGCGCAAATTGAACAATTAATTAAAGACAACGTCATTACCGATGGTATGGTTGTCAAGGTGAATGCCGCATTAGACGCTGCTAAAATGTTAAATCAGGGCGTCGATATCGCCAATTGGAAATATCCAGAAAAACTCACCGCACTTTTTGCAGGTGAAATCATTGGCACAAGAATTAAACCATAA
- the argC gene encoding N-acetyl-gamma-glutamyl-phosphate reductase — protein MQKAIIIGASGYTGAELARILIKHPKFELTGLYVSRQSQDANKCMSEIYPQLKHLVDLPLQPLPEQLSPLAQQVDLVFLATAHEVSHDLAPVFLQHQCKVFDLSGAFRVNNAAFYRTFYGFEHQHPELLTQAVYGLAEWNAHQIKQTDLVAVAGCYPTVSQLSLKPLIAHNLLDLTQLPVINAVSGVSGAGRKATLTSSFCEVSLNAYGVFNHRHQPEIATHLGTEVIFIPHLGNFKRGILATITAKLKTGVSDEQIRVAYQHAYADKPLVRVYEQGLPSIKAVEFTPYCDIGFATQNGHIIIIGAEDNLLKGAAAQAVQCANIRYGLTETLGLL, from the coding sequence GAACTTGCCCGTATTTTAATCAAACACCCCAAGTTTGAGCTCACCGGACTGTACGTCTCTCGCCAAAGCCAAGATGCCAATAAATGCATGAGTGAAATTTATCCACAACTCAAGCATCTTGTGGATTTACCTTTACAGCCACTCCCAGAGCAATTAAGTCCCCTCGCACAACAAGTCGATCTCGTGTTCCTCGCCACAGCCCATGAAGTCAGTCATGATCTTGCACCTGTTTTTTTACAACATCAATGCAAAGTCTTTGACTTATCTGGCGCATTTCGTGTGAATAATGCGGCATTTTATCGCACGTTTTATGGTTTTGAGCATCAACATCCTGAATTGCTCACACAAGCGGTGTATGGTTTAGCGGAATGGAATGCACATCAAATTAAACAAACGGATTTAGTGGCCGTCGCGGGTTGTTATCCAACCGTCTCTCAATTAAGCCTTAAACCCTTAATTGCACACAATTTATTAGATTTAACCCAATTACCCGTGATTAATGCCGTCAGCGGAGTTAGTGGTGCCGGTCGCAAAGCAACCTTAACAAGCAGTTTCTGTGAAGTCAGTTTAAATGCTTACGGTGTGTTTAATCACCGTCATCAACCCGAAATCGCGACCCATTTGGGGACAGAGGTCATTTTCATACCACACTTAGGTAACTTTAAACGCGGTATTTTAGCGACAATCACAGCAAAACTAAAAACCGGCGTGAGTGACGAACAGATTCGTGTAGCTTATCAACACGCCTATGCTGACAAACCATTAGTCCGTGTTTATGAACAAGGTTTACCAAGTATCAAAGCCGTCGAATTTACTCCTTATTGTGATATTGGTTTTGCAACTCAAAATGGTCATATCATTATCATCGGCGCAGAAGACAACTTATTAAAAGGGGCGGCAGCCCAGGCAGTACAATGTGCTAACATTCGTTATGGTTTGACTGAAACATTAGGATTACTTTAA